From the genome of Alosa sapidissima isolate fAloSap1 chromosome 14, fAloSap1.pri, whole genome shotgun sequence, one region includes:
- the lingo2 gene encoding leucine-rich repeat and immunoglobulin-like domain-containing nogo receptor-interacting protein 2, giving the protein MVDCMSRVMLHTALSCWHPLLGVALVAVFVGSAMGCPARCDCSAQSRSVLCHRKRLPTIPDGIPIETRVLDLSKNRIHAINPDDFAAYPQLEELDLSGNNIIYVEPGAFNMLFNMHSLSLKSNRIKLLSQGVFTGMTNLTVLDISDNKIVILLDYMFQDLRNLRSLEVGDNDLVYISHWAFSGLLVLESLTLERCNLTEVPKEALSHLHGLISLHMRHLNIGALKENSFRKLHRLQHLEIDQWPSLDTFPASALHGLNLSTLSITNTNLTALPARALSHLTHLTHLNLSFNPIRHISEAMLQGLVRLEVLHLAGAHLSGIARHAFHGLSHLRVLNISHNRLDTLEISVFQSPEALRVLQIDHNPLVCDCRLMWLLQKPHTLSFGEAQPECSPVEGAPRGRPYKVKEALHSNHVTCIKPKIDENKTQMVSVDEGQRALLHCSARGKPNPVVSWLTPRRQHLTRSRGRATLHDNGTLEIRPAETQDGGVYVCVASNTAGNDSVRVSLAVKNLGSLYANRTQFYTDAANATANGTLPSNMTFGLDLKTILVSTAMGCFTFLGVVLFCFLLLFVWSRGKGKHKNNIDIEYVPRSKSNGGSTDGTDQGAGPRRFNMKMI; this is encoded by the coding sequence ATGGTGGACTGTATGAGTCGAGTCATGCTGCACACCGCCCTCTCGTGCTGGCACCCGCTCCTGGGCGTGGCCCTGGTGGCTGTCTTCGTGGGCTCCGCCATGGGCTGCCCTGCCCGCTGCGACTGCTCTGCCCAGAGCCGCTCCGTGCTGTGTCACCGGAAGCGCCTGCCGACCATCCCCGATGGCATCCCCATCGAGACGCGCGTGCTGGACCTGAGCAAGAACCGCATTCACGCCATCAACCCGGACGACTTTGCCGCCTACCCGCAGCTAGAGGAGCTGGACCTGAGCGGCAATAACATCATCTACGTAGAGCCGGGCGCCTTCAACATGCTCTTCAACATGCACTCGCTCAGCCTCAAGAGCAACCGCATCAAGCTGCTCTCGCAGGGCGTCTTCACGGGCATGACCAACCTGACCGTGCTGGACATCAGTGACAACAAGATCGTCATCCTGCTGGACTACATGTTCCAGGACCTGCGCAACCTGCGCTCGCTGGAGGTGGGCGACAACGACCTGGTCTACATCTCGCACTGGGCCTTCAGCGGCCTGCTGGTGCTGGAGTCGCTCACACTGGAGCGCTGCAACCTCACCGAGGTCCCCAAGGAGGCGCTCTCGCACTTGCATGGCCTGATCAGCCTCCACATGCGCCACTTAAACATCGGCGCGCTGAAGGAGAACTCCTTCCGGAAACTTCATCGGCTGCAGCACCTGGAGATCGACCAATGGCCCTCACTGGACACATTCCCAGCCAGCGCACTGCACGGGCTGAACTTGAGCACGCTGTCAATCACCAACACCAACCTGACGGCGCTGCCAGCACGTGCTCTGAGCCACCTGACGCACCTGACGCACCTGAATCTGTCCTTCAACCCGATACGGCACATCAGCGAGGCCATGCTGCAGGGCCTGGTGCGTCTGGAGGTGCTGCACTTGGCTGGGGCCCACCTGAGTGGCATCGCGCGGCACGCCTTCCATGGCCTGTCCCACCTGCGCGTGCTCAACATCTCGCACAACCGGCTGGACACGCTGGAGATCAGCGTCTTCCAGTCGCCCGAGGCCCTGCGCGTGCTCCAGATCGACCACAACCCGCTGGTGTGCGACTGCCGCCTGATGTGGCTGCTGCAGAAGCCGCACACGCTCTCGTTCGGCGAGGCGCAGCCCGAGTGCAGTCCAGTGGAGGGGGCGCCCCGCGGCCGGCCCTACAAGGTCAAAGAGGCGCTGCACTCCAACCATGTCACCTGCATCAAGCCCAAGATCGACGAGAACAAGACCCAGATGGTGTCGGTGGACGAGGGTCAGCGTGCCCTGCTGCACTGCAGTGCCCGGGGCAAGCCCAACCCGGTGGTGTCATGGCTGACACCGCGCCGGCAGCACCTGACCCGCAGCCGCGGCCGCGCAACACTCCATGACAACGGCACGCTGGAGATCCGGCCGGCCGAGACACAGGACGGCGGCGTGTACGTATGCGTGGCGTCCAACACCGCAGGCAACGATTCGGTCAGGGTTTCGCTAGCGGTGAAAAACCTGGGCTCGCTCTATGCCAACAGGACCCAGTTCTATACCGACGCAGCCAACGCCACCGCCAATGGAACCCTGCCGTCAAACATGACCTTTGGCCTGGACCTAAAGACCATCCTGGTTTCCACGGCGATGGGCTGTTTCACGTTCCTAGGTGTGGTTTTGTTCTGCTTTCTCCTCCTGTTCGTCTGGAGCCGGGGCAAAGGCAAGCATAAAAACAACATTGATATTGAGTACGTGCCCCGCTCCAAGTCCAACGGGGGGTCCACAGACGGCACGGATCAAGGTGCAGGCCCACGGCGTTTCAACATGAAGATGATCTGA